The Betta splendens chromosome 12, fBetSpl5.4, whole genome shotgun sequence genome contains the following window.
tttggctgcACATAAACTTCCCTCTTCGCTACAGAACCATCCTGAACTAAAGCAAACCAAACAACGACTCCACTGTGCACTTTTATTCATTGGCTCTTCACTGTATGTCGTTGTTTTGCTCACACTTTGCGGCGATGCAGCGAAATAACCCCCGGCTCTTCTAATGTGGCGACATCGCTGGTGGTGGCAGCCAGCACATCACCACAGCAATGAAATAATGAAACCGGAGAGCGGCAAAGCCAAGAGCAACATGAGGCGTCGCTAGGAAGGAGAGAGGACGTGGAGCCAGACTGAGGCCTGCCAGACTCTAAAGACACTTTAATGACAAGTTTGAAAGGCAAAACCTGCTaaatataatttggtggagtaGAAATAACGATCAGGTTCACACGTGTTGTAGACAATTGCGAAAATGATGAATGAACTTTATGCAAATATTGAGTGAGAGTGATGACGTGAACACACAGTTGATGTTGATGCTAAACTGAACTGTTATGTTAAACTTCACCCCCAGTGTCTCTAGTAGGAAATACTGAATTACATGGAATAAAATGGAATAACACACCTGTGCATGTAATCACACAGTTCTCCACATCTGCCATTTCAACAGCAGGAATGTGCATCAGATCTGCATGAACATGGACACTGCGACATTTATAGACTCGTACACAAACCCACTGTGACCACTGGTGGGAGGGAAACCATAAATTAGGCAATACCAGCTCCATTATATATGCCATCAGCCAAGAGTAGCCTTCATGTTACCAGTTAGACGCTCGCGTCGACTCTGAGGCTCTAACGAGGTAAAATCCTTCATTCCAGGAGCCACAGGGCCTTCGTCCCACAGGGACGGCATGTGGGTTCAGAGAGGAAGCGCGAGTGTGACTACGCAGCCACTGTGCTTCCAAAGCACGTCAATTAGAGGAGGCAGGGAATCTCTGCAGCAGATACAGGAACGGGAGGCGAGGGGAAACGATCTGGCAACCCAGGACGGACCTCAATACTGCCTCCCACTCAACTCCTGCCTTTCATCTGTGCTCTGATCAAACTAACTACATGAAAGCGTTCTCGCACTGATTTGTCTCCTTTGTAGGGGGATGATCATGCTTACTGTAATTCAGCTTGTCACAAGTGTAAAACTGAGCATGAGAGCGCGTTAAAGAGCGAGGACCACTACTGGGATGCAGCCTGTGTCTCCAGGAGTGGGACGCACACATGGGCAGAGATAAAAATATAGAGAGGACAGGACGCGACAATAAAACTTGCAGGCAGAGATTCAAGGTTAGTCTAAAAGAAATCCAACCTAATTAAAAGCCTAATTAGATTTTATTACAGCCTAAAAAGGTTCACAGACTTGGGTCATAGGTTTCAACTGCTATCAAGTTATttagaaaatgtgaaaaaaactgCTAATTTGCGCTTTAATACCTGCTTAACAGATGCAAACACGATTCCTCATTCACTCCACAGACGACTGATCACTTACGCTGAGTCCAAAAAATTTCAAATCAATCCTTCAATCAATGAACCAGTCAATCACACGCTTCCACGTTTTCAGGTCAACAGGGGACAGACAGTCACATGTAAATTTACATCTGAAGACTGACACAACAGCACTATTACATAGAAACAACGACAAAACCTGCTGACTAGCGCCTACTTTAGTTCAGACTTGCAAATATAATGCTGCAAGCGTTCGTGTCACGTCAGCAGAAAACTGCACATAGTGCTTTGGCGAACTCAGGCCTTTCTTCTGCATGTTTAAACAAGCTCCAAAGGTCCACTCACACGGACATCTGCAGCAAAGCAGAGTGAACCTCAAAGGGGAGGAGAGTGCACCGAAGCAGTTCAGACAGTTTATGTCCATATCTGTCACAGCAAAAACGTGTTTGTTACAATCTTTTTAAAGTTAAAGTGCAGAAAACATGAAGTATTTTTGTGACTAGGAGGTGAACACAGTAAAGAGAATATCACGTAGAGCTGAAATGTTATTGCAGCCTCAACAAATGAGGTTTGATTCATAGCCGAGTGAAAGTTTTCTCCTAAGTGTGTTTATGTAACATATGACTCAGAAGAAAAGGCAGACTCCGCAATTTTAGGAGTGTGTTCCTTATTTTTATGCTTCTTTCATGCAAAAATCTTTACTGAACCCCCATAACAAGCAGAAGCAAAATGGCTGTGGACTTTTTCCCCCTTCATACTAAACAATACATGCAAATACAGCACGTCCCCAAATTCATGGCTGCTGAAAGAAAATCCAACAAAATGCAGCTCTAAGAGCGGAGAGGGAACGTTTTGGCCTCAGACAGATtccaaaacacataaaacaagaGCTGAACTGAACAAAATGTATTTcccgcacacgcgcacacacacacacacacacgcacgcacgcacacacacacacacacacacacacacacacacacacacacacacacgcacacacacacacacacacacacacacacacacacacacacacacacacacacacacacacacacacacacacacacacacacacacacacacacacacacacacacagtctgtttcTCCTGCACTTTCAgtctcaaacacagacacacgacCGGCTAAAGATAGTCCCAGCCTTGGTTTTGCAGGGTGATTACGTTAGCCTCATGGTCTGCAGGGTGCGTAAGCAGCCAAACATCTGGGAAACAAGTGATCCTTAAAGAAGGAACCACCGCCTGGACAACGCTGGAATTTATCGTACAGCAAGCTCCAACTTCCCCAATAAAGGTCTCAACTTTTTAACGCTGAACTTCAAGCAAATGAagggacacagacacagggctGTTAATTACGTTGGCATGAGACAAACTGAACTATGTGAAcgcattaaacacacaaacacagagaaaagaaactCCCCATATCTGCTTTATACTTTCATCCAGTCCAAATTTGGAGCCAGACGGCCTTCGTCTGAAAGCCTGTGTTGGGACATGTATAGTAGCTCCTCCGCCCGCTGCTTGCTGAGATTAGCTGGATTGGGCTTTGCCCTTTTCCCAGACACATTCATGGCATTCACTCATGTATACTTTGGCATCACTACAAGAGGAAGTGATGAAAGGGCCAAATGCCAGGCATGTGGAGAGGCTGGAATGGATGAAGAGGACACGAGGTTATCCCAGTCCCATGAATTACACCTTCATTACTTTAAGCCATTTAGGACTCTTTGGAAAACGAGGGTCCACTAATGGTTCGGCCTTTGCTAGCAAAAATGTGTCAAGGCTCGAAACTTTGTTCTAAACATGGTGAGAGGCTCATCTGTCACTTCCAGAATATAGATTTCTCGTTACGGTAAAAAACTGAGAAACTCACTGAAGAGTTCTAATAGATGACATTGGTTGAGTAAACGTCTGGGCTATAAAGACACAGTGAGAACAATGTGTACCAGCAAGTTTTCTAGAACCATTCCACACTCCAGGCAGCTGAGAGTCCACACACTTGGAGGCATGTGAGCAGATGGGGCTGTGGACCATTCGAATCAATCAATGGTCTGTGTGGTTTGTTTTGATGCCGTCTGCTCCTGTTCGGGGACTCGGCACTTGTCCGGCGTGGTGCCGATCGCGTGGCCTTTAAGTGACTGACTGAGTCATCTGCTGACTGGGCCACTTGCCTCGTGTGACATTACTCAACGAGACGCTTCCCCACAGTCCTCTCAGCTACGGAGGCTGCACAGCTGACAACTATGACTTAATGCAGTCGGAGATTGATGCAGCCTGCAGTTCATTTGTTGAACGGCCGTGCGTTCAGACGCATTGgcacatgttttattcattatcgATGTCTGTCTGTGGTAAATGACTCTAACATAAGCGTGggattgattttatttttagtgaACTCAGAAACTAGACATAAGTGTTAAAAGAAACTCTGACAAGCTCATGAAGTAGCTGAAAAATCCATCCTCACACAAACGTACCTTTATGAGTCTGATTATTTCCTTGAAGATCCACATAAACAGAATGACTCCACTACAACTGCTTGTTCCCCTTTGTCTGCCTCAGCTTGCTCAACACAGCAGACGCAGCGTCCGTCTGCTCCTTCTCAGAACCCACAGCACGAATCAAGAGAACACTTCAACGCAGACAGTTTTATTACCAGGGATTAAACCATTACTGATCATCATTACCCTGCCATCCCTTAAGTAAACAACCTCTCCAAGGTGAATACTATTCCAGCTTAACCTCTAAAACCTGGACACGCTGCAGACTCGGCTCACACACGTCGGCATGTTATTCTGCACGTTTAACCATTTGACtcaaataacaaaagaaaaatggaaTTTAAATGTATAGCTGTTCATTTAATCATATAATGGTTGTCCTGTGAGGATACAGGTCATGGTCGCCTCATGAATCAGGCATGGTAGTGTAGTGTACTCACCGCCACAGCTATCATGGAGTCGTCTGGTTTCCATTCTGCCTTCTGGTAGAAGCCAAACTGGGCCGCCGCCTTTGCAGACTCGATATAGCTCACTATCAACACACTGGGCTGCgagaggggaagagagggaCATGGGAGAGACAATTAATACCTAAGACATTAGCCACAGACATCTAATGCCAAATGTGACATCATATGTgacattatattaataataataaaaagacgCAATTGGacccaaaacacacaacacagcgcaCACAACTATTTGGTGGCTTACAAACCGCATGaatggctgctgtgtgaaagAAAGGGTACAAATAAAAGGCTGCACCTAAGCAACAGATGGTTGtgagtgtaaatgtgacattatgtCCCAACAGCTTCAGCGATGCAGCTGGTTGAGGAGGAAAGCAGCATGTGCGTGCCATGGAGGCACAGATTTCTAATCACacaccctcgctgtgctcaacTGAACACCAAGGCTAAGATACCGACATAACTAACAATTCATTCTGTGTAATGTCCCTTTAACGGCTCCCGTAATGAGGCCGCTGCAGCGAACTGCAGTAACTAAACATCTCATTCTAAGCAAAGCAACACCCTGATGGAACCAAAAAACGGCAGCAGACAGCACGACGGTGCCGTCATGTTCGACACCAGAGTGATGGAAACACATGCAGCTCATTTCGTTGGTTCACACTCTGAAACTGTAAACACATCTGACACAGGAACGAGGGAGCTGCTGCTAAAAAGCTGATTTTCAGCTTGCAAAGTTAGTtcactctaaaaataaaaaagccccTTTAAAGCCCTTCCGGTGGCCGACGTTTGTCTGGATCATCGAACCTTCACCGCTACCAGTTCACTCCAATACCCTGAAACAGCATCACAAATGATGGCTGGATGTTGAATTGGAGCCAAAAGACTTTCACATAGTCACTTATTGAAGACAATAAGTAACATAAGCAAGTGGTAAAGCTGGGGAAAGGCACTGAGGGTTTACACCAGAAACCTCAACACCTGGCAAAGCCTAACTCTCATGCATAGGCATTATTCAACCACTTGTGGAAACTCCCCTGCAAATGGATCGCGTTTCCTGCCAAGTAGCATCGACAGCGAGACTGGAGGGATTGGGTTCAGACTGTAGTGTGGTGAGGCAGATCACTGTAACATGAAAGGAAAACCAAAGGGCAGTACACAGACTGGCTTTAACAATGTGTTACCATGCAGATTCAGACACTGTTACTAGTCACTGTCATGAGGAGCTGGTTCCAACCTCTGCTTTACAGCTTTTCTGTTGCAGAATTGAAATTGAACGTTGTCAATGATGATGACGCACTGGCAGAGCTTTCTCAGTAGGAAACAGAAAGAAGCCTCTAGTGTTCAAGGTTATGAAGGGGTTTAATACTCGGATGACTTTTAAAATTCAAATGTattctttaatttaaatgaacAGGGGTAAAAACCCACATGCAGAATCTACATTAAAGAAACTGAGAAACAAAAGATGTTCCACAAATGTGCTGCATGTTGTATCAGAACCATGTATCAAGCATCGTCTTCACGTCCTCTCCACAGTTATAACACAATACAAGATTATAACTGTTCTACCACAAATGAATCCCATTTTAAATCTgcaataaatacagtataaatgtcAAACAACATCATTTGTGCCAAGTCATTTATCAGTAACTACTACAGTTTTTGCTATAGTAAATGATTATTGGATGCAGATTACAACAGCAACTCTCACATTACCTTTTCCTCTGCAGTTAGTGGTAAGTCAAGAATTCCCAGGGGACTATAAAGGATTAGAGACATGCAATCACACACATTCCCGCCCACACGACCAATGATTTTTGCATATACTTTAAATCAGCCATGAAAAGTATTAGTTCATATCAACGCCGTCACATGAACAAACCTCAACTCTGCATTCCTTTACCTCCGATTCAGCCGTGGAGGAACAAAAGGCCTGCGAGGCTAAGCTACTGTGCTACATGGATTAGTAAGAGCATGTCGACTGGCCAAGCTCAGGTTAGATGGGATTTAACAGAATAACCACGTTGGCTCAGAGTAAGAGGGACAGAGAAGCCAAGAAAGGggattttacatttacaaatcACTTACTAACCCATACTGTTTTTTAATATGCTGCCTCAATGTATAGATGCCACTGATACTCATCTTCTagaacagaggaaacacaaTATGCTCACATCCtgagtttgtctttgtgtgcagTGACCCTGTTCCGTTGTTGTTTCATTAACATACAAGCTCAATGGAACAATGTGGCCAGATGCATGTTATCACATCAAATGGCCCACTCTCCGTGTAAACATGGCAAGACCTGACCTAAATGAGGGTGGGTAGCGTAACACATTATTATGTTGGTTGATTCTCAGCATGAGCTCATATTCAACAGGTCCTTGACTTTGTGATACGGGATCCTGGCAATTAACAGCATGACAAAACCCAATCATCAGGTGAGCTCCAGTTCCCGAGGCAGGGAGGACAAAGGGCCGCCAGCCCCGTGTTATGTATGATAAAGGTGGAAGACGCCATTTATCTGCCTCGGCGATCTACAGTAAAAGGCACACGTATACGGATATACCTGTTAGGACGCGTAACACCTGTCTATTTAGTATGTGTGTAGGTGACGGGTAGAGTTATTAATCCCCAGCTCCGCTGATGACAGTTGTTGTCGTTGATATGAACGACAGGCTGCCAGATTGCCACGCAGGAATGCAAATCGTTGAGATAAAGCTGGAAAACGGCTCGATTCCAGTAACCTTAGCGGCGCATGCATTGTTTATATCGGAGCAGCTGAGTTCAGCGGCGAAACGCAGGGCGCAGCTGGGCGACTTACCCGACTGAACCAAACGCTGAGCTGTGTCTCCGACAACAGCGCGAAGTAAAACCTCTGGGAGCTGGGCTGGATGTGGAAgggctcctcctcgctcctcagCGGGCACAGCAGCCTCCGGGGCCAGCCGGTTAGAAAATACATGACGGCGGGCTGACGCTGCCGCGACACTCCAGCGTCGCAATGCCGGACCGTAGGTGCCCCCGAAGTACTTTTAACCCCGGGAACTCATTGACAGGCCTCTCCGCTAATATAAAAACTTCGGATAGGTCTTCACTGTCCAGCGATCACTGACCGGACCGTCCGTCCATGAACGCCATAGAGAAAAATCCAATGAGCCGACGGAGCTACACGGCTAACCCCGGGCTAGCACTGAAATTCAACTTGAAGCTAATTAGCCGTGCAAGGCAACGGCTGTGTAAccgaaaacaaaagcaacagcaaGGCCCGCGATCTCACCGTACAGCGCCGAACCGTACGCTGCGGCTGACAAACGAGTCGGCTAACTTTAACTCCCGCCGCACTATGGGCTGTGGCGCTGTCTAGTCCAGCGGTGTTTAGTAACGATGCAGCCCCCAGTTCTTACTCCTCTGTGCCTCACTGTCGCCATCTTTACAAGAATCTGTGGGATTAAACGCTGATTGGCCACGACGAAGAAATTGCGTCGTGTTGACATCTGACGTCATCACTCCGTTAGGCAAAACCTGTGGCTTTAACGAGTAGCGTTGAAAGTTACGCGACTCGATGCTGACATCTGGTGGTGAAAATGTGAATTATCGTTCACGGAGTAATATTGTGCAGTAAAACCACAATCCCCTCACGATGCGTATACTTTCCATCAGGACATGATGTAGCTTTccgtgtttttttcttttatatcaTCGATTTATTATTATGAAAGTACATTCCTGTTCTGGAACCTCTGTATAACTCATACAAGTGCTATAAAGCACTAAACCAGAAGGGGGCAGCAAAGCAACAAACGTTTGCGCCGTGCCGGTAAACaccatagaagaagaagaacaagccGAAGAAGAGAATAGAAGGAAAAAGACGCAGGAAACCATCCACAGCAAGAAGCATGGCTGTTGACATGAGATTACCAACTCTTCGAAAAACAGTGGCGCTGCAAGATGCTGCTTTTGACCGAAAGGATCTGGTCGTCCCGGGCGATGTTATCACTTCAGACACCGGCTTCATGAGGTAGGAACCAGCTAGTGGGACTGTTTGGCAGCTATGTCTGTAGAAGCCACACGATGTTGTAGTCTGTTACTCAGGTTAAAATGATAACATTAGTCTAAGCTTTTATAATAATGGCACGGAATGCTGAATGTTAAATTGTGACAATATGCATAGTTCTTTGAAAGTCAGCATTTGTATTATTCACATTGGATCAATAATAATCatatacatcatcatcatcaggggTCATGGTACCTATGTTGATGACGAAAAGCTCACTGCTTCAGTCGCTGGAGAAGTGCAGAGAGTTGACAAGCTGATTTGTGTCAGACCACTTAAAACCAGGTAAGTAATTAAACTGGCTCAAAGGttaaaaacactgaaatgccatatatactgtgtgtgcagAAATTAATTTGTTTAGATACCACTACAGCTTTTAGagatgttaaatgttttgtgttgtattttattaACCTGCAGGTTCAATGGAGAAGTTGGAGATGTGGTGGTTGGTAGAATAACAGAGGTTAGGCCTTCCCTCATTCTGTGGTGTCTGACTAAATGCCTGGTTACAAACCTGTTGCCAGTAACGCATTTAGTATTTGTAACTGTTTTCATATATATAGGTCCAACAGAAACGATGGAAGGTGGAGACTAACTCGAGACTGGACTCTGTCCTTTTGTTGTCCTCTGTCAATCTGCCTGGAGGAGAGCTGGTGAGATGCTAGAGTGTGCAAATTACTAAAATAATTGTAGGATTTGAGCATAAAATAAAGTGTTAATTAGTATTAATTCTCTCTTTCAGAGAAGAAGATCAGCAGAAGATGAGCTCACTATGCGGGAATACCTTCAGGAAGGCGATCTCATCAGTGTAATCCACGGTTTCTTTATTCCATATTTtaattggtttatttattttcctgtgtgtttttagtaGTGATATGTATTcataatgtttgtgttgtttttgtctgtgcatTTAGGCAGAGGTACAGTCCGTCTTCTCAGATGGAGCCCTGTCACTTCACACCCGTAGCTTGAAGTATGGAAAAGTAAGTTATCATGCCTCTACACTTAACATAATTATttagcatgtttttttcttttttagtttttactaaTTTGCCCTAATGTTTGCTTTTGATTCTCCTCTGATGATCAGTTAGGTCAAGGAGTGCTGGTACAgctttctccttctctcatcAAGaggcaaaaaacacatttccacaATTTGCCCTGTGGTGCATCCATTATTCTTGGGAATAATGGCTTTGTCTGGCTGTATCCCACACCAGGacaacaagaggaggaggctgggggCTTCTACACCAGTTTGGAGGTGGGTATAGAATGAACAAAATGCAGTGTCTAAATTATAAGGTGACCAATCGTTATATTAAATTGTATTTGGTCTTTTTCAAAAGCATTTACAGCCCATTGTACAAACTCATGTTTACCTGTGTCTCTCCTctcagcctgtcagcctgtctgATCGAGAGGTGATTTCAAGGCTGAGAAACTGCCTGCTGGCTTTGGCTGCACATAAGGTCCATTTATATGACACCAGTGTTCTCTATTGCTATGAATCCTCCCTTCAGCACCAGGTAGGCTACTGTGTGGTTATGATAGTCAATAATTTCAGTTTGCAACAAGATGCAATGATGTCTTGGTGTAAAACAACTTTTATAATGTCAATCAATAGCGTGGAAATGGTGTTGCAACACAATAGTGGTCTTTTCTGAGGTACGTTGTGGCATCTTATAGTCACAGCATAAAATAAACGGATTGATAAACTGAAGTCTCTTCAGTCAATGTAATTacttatatactgtatcaaCAACGTAGTTGCCAATTTGATACACAAACGGCACACAAAGACTTGCTATTTACACATTTTGTGCCAATAAATGTTTGTGCTATTAAAAAAAGCCTCCTGTCTGTGCAGCTGATCTACAGTCATCCAATTTGTGCTGTCATTGCAGGTCAAGGATATTTTGAAACCAGAAGTGATGGAGGAGATTGTAATGTTGACGCAACAGAAGATTTTGGAGCAagaaggttaaaaaaaacataaatgctGAGTTCTAACTGGTCAAGATCACAGTGGGCAACCAGTGCAAGGACTGGATGCATATTTGAGGACAAACCTGGCTTCCTGTTGTCACAGTCTAATGTGCAGTTAAACAATTCAATGTCAGATAATAACATAGAAGCAACTGGtctcatgtttttattgttgaacTTCTTCATTGAGATACACTTTTggccatgttttatttactaCAAAACCTGGTATAAACAATAAATTTTCTATTATTTTCAGGTATACAGTGGTGGTCTATATTGTTGTCTCATAAagaagtgtaaaaaaaacatttgtggcaGTAAAATGGTCTTCACAATGTGAGTAACCTACAGAAGCTTATATTGGGTTTAATATTTGCTCATGGTATAAGTACATGACTAGGAATAAAGCATTTATTAGCATTTTATCTCTCTCTGAACTCTATAGTGTCAGCCAGAGAAGATTCTAAAGTAGAAGCAGGAAGTATGtttaaaaccaacacaaatTAGAAGACTAGAAAACAAGCACTGAGTGAAGTGCATGGGAGGAATTTCCAATGATCTTGTCTGCATTCTGTGTGCATTCTGATTGTGGTGACAGATTTGGGACAGTGTTTTGACTGGTTGATAACTTTAGAGCATACTTTGCCACAATTATGTAGTTGGTTCCTGTTCTGCACGGTGGTGGAGTGGAACCAGCAGGTTATGGAGTTGAGTTTCCTGGGTATATACTGATGCTGGTGACACCGCTTATAAATTCACTCCGTGTTGAAGGAGAACTTCAGCAGGAGGTCAAAGATGGTTCGCAGGTAATTTTACTCCTCGACTAGTTTCACCGGTTCCCCATGAATGACAGTAGTGGCTTCTGCAGCCAGCCATAAACGCTATGAAGTGTGTTTTGTGAGCACGTGTTTTTACAACTTTTGTTCCTGTAATTATTGTAATTCTAAATATTAATTCCGTGGATCTCCGTCCTGCTCTCCCAGAATGATCCCAACTTGAGTTGCGGTACTAGCCCACGCACGCACGGTGACGTCAGACGTCGCCCCACCCACATACTTCTGTAAACCACCTTGCGTATGGAAGTATGGCGGCCCCAGCGACACAACCACCACTCGGCCAAAGTTTGCCGCTCACTTTGTTGATTCTCACGTGAGAGCGATGCATAAGTACGCGGAGCGGGGCTTCGGTAACAAAGAGCACGGCGACTGCAACCAGGGGACGGGACGCGCTGACGGAGGCGTCGGTCTGTGGCCGGCGGACTTTCCTCGAATTCGCTCCGCCGCTTTGATTGAAGCGCCTTCAGTCCCGGGCGCCGCAGCGAGAGAAGCTCCGCGAGAGGCGACGAGTGGACGCGGAAGTTTGGAACGAGCCCGCTACGCGTCCGCTGCATAGAGTGCTACTCGTCGGGGAGCGGCGGCGTTTTATTGGGCGCAATTCGCAGCACATCGAGCTCGCGCTTAGTGTCAGCTCGTCACGAGCCAACTGTTGACTGCTCGACGCGCGTTCAGGCTGCGGCGCTAACGCTAGTTTGCCTCCATGGCTACATCCAGCATTAGCTCGTGCTCGTCCGCTAACGACCGGGATAAAAGTGCCTTGTAAGTATCTGTTCACGTTTCTCTCCAATAAATGTGTCTGTATTTGTATAAGTTTGGGAAATGCGCGAGCAGCTGCCATTTTGTTATTAGTGATGATTCCACAGCTCCTTCGTTGCTCTCGGACTTTAAATAAGTTGTGCTGCTGGTCAGTCATTCTGTCGCACTTCCTCCATGTATAAAGTTGGTGCAGTTATTACTGTGTTGTTGCCGTTGATGCGTCAACGCGGACGTCTCTAATAACGTTTGCATTCTGCAGAAAACTGAACAGTTCCTCATGCAACCGTTTTATTGTTCACAGAAAAGGGAAATTGTGCAGGTGTAAGTCATTTAATCCCGGTGTTGTACAGGAAGTACGTTCAGAGTAGCGGCTCTAACAACATGGTTATAACTTTAAGCAGGGTCAACGGTTATTTGGCTCTCAGTGGTTGGATtagccttgcaggcagttttgATTGGATTGATTGCAGTGTTTATTTCATCATAACCTTAGTCtttgtatgttgttgtttttgcaaaCAAGGATTTTTAGAAAGTTTTTTGATGAACCTGACCTGTTCCTTGTCATTTATGCTTTTAGATTCGTGTGAAATGCCTTTCTTCGACCTCTGAAGCGCTCGGGTTCCATTAACGCATGCCACATACTGGAGGAATACGGATCGGCGTAGGTGAACCGCATCACCCGTGCTCCAGGAGAGGACAGGCTGAGCCCGGCCCGGAGGCCCCTGTCTCCTCCCTGGGGTCCAACGGTTGGACGGTGAGCGACTGAGTCCAGCTCGGAGAGTCCCGGCTGCGGCCTGGCACCCTGCCCTTATGGGGCAGCAGCCGGGGAAGTTCGCAGGGGACCAGAGGAGACCTAGTCTGCCAGCCTTTATAAGGGGTGGAAGGAGAGAGTCGTCGCGCCACGGGACCCATCCCTGCAATGTTTTTGCTGTGCACGGTAAGGGAAAAGCGTGATTTGGTGTTTTTTATTTGGCTTTGCAATGAAAGTTTCGGTGCTACTCTTTTGTTCTC
Protein-coding sequences here:
- the exosc2 gene encoding exosome complex component RRP4; amino-acid sequence: MAVDMRLPTLRKTVALQDAAFDRKDLVVPGDVITSDTGFMRGHGTYVDDEKLTASVAGEVQRVDKLICVRPLKTRFNGEVGDVVVGRITEVQQKRWKVETNSRLDSVLLLSSVNLPGGELRRRSAEDELTMREYLQEGDLISAEVQSVFSDGALSLHTRSLKYGKLGQGVLVQLSPSLIKRQKTHFHNLPCGASIILGNNGFVWLYPTPGQQEEEAGGFYTSLEPVSLSDREVISRLRNCLLALAAHKVHLYDTSVLYCYESSLQHQVKDILKPEVMEEIVMLTQQKILEQEG